One genomic segment of Salinibacter grassmerensis includes these proteins:
- a CDS encoding M20 family metallopeptidase, with product MLSSVSPVDRSHLPDPVADVADEAQSLAQVLVGVRRYLHQHPEVGMEEHNTSRFIRETLEGYGLDVHGPIAGTGLYVDIEGEAPGGAVGYRADIDALPTQDQKQVPYRSQTPGVAHLCGHDAHTAIAIGVALVLHNNRDRLQGRARVFFQPNEEGLPSGAPLMIRGGVLEGLDAVYAVHVDPTLEVGRYGLITGPVTASSDRFEVRIRQEGTGHSARPHEGADTVWIASQLMNQFYQLSGRITDARTPSVLTVTMLDGSEAHNVIPEQASLGGTLRTVSRDDRETIRAYMHQTADRMEALHSAHVELDFEDGSPPVINDEDAIANVEDTIRETFGEEAIHQISESSMGGEDFAHYLKHVSGGFIRVGTASGPETSYPLHHHRFDLDETPLAPTSRLMARVLLNHLDQETSGDTSTGPDLTSTDNGTPEVTH from the coding sequence ATGCTCTCCTCCGTCTCGCCCGTTGATCGCTCCCACCTCCCCGACCCCGTCGCCGACGTTGCCGACGAGGCGCAGTCTCTGGCCCAGGTCCTGGTGGGCGTGCGGCGCTACCTGCACCAGCACCCCGAGGTGGGAATGGAGGAGCACAACACATCCCGCTTCATTCGGGAAACGCTTGAGGGGTACGGGCTCGACGTGCATGGCCCGATCGCCGGCACCGGGCTGTATGTCGATATCGAGGGCGAAGCCCCAGGCGGGGCCGTAGGCTACCGGGCCGACATCGACGCCCTGCCCACGCAGGATCAGAAGCAAGTGCCCTACCGCTCACAGACCCCCGGCGTCGCCCACCTCTGCGGGCACGACGCCCACACGGCCATCGCCATCGGGGTTGCCCTGGTGCTCCACAACAACCGTGATCGACTACAGGGGCGGGCCCGCGTCTTTTTTCAGCCCAACGAGGAAGGTCTCCCCAGCGGAGCGCCCCTCATGATCCGAGGGGGGGTCCTGGAAGGGCTCGACGCCGTGTACGCGGTGCACGTCGACCCGACCTTAGAGGTGGGACGCTACGGCCTCATCACCGGTCCCGTGACGGCCTCCTCCGACCGATTCGAGGTCCGGATTCGGCAGGAAGGGACCGGCCATTCGGCCCGTCCCCACGAGGGTGCCGATACCGTATGGATCGCCTCGCAGCTGATGAATCAGTTTTACCAGCTGTCTGGACGCATCACCGACGCCCGCACCCCGAGCGTCCTGACCGTCACCATGCTGGACGGCAGTGAGGCCCACAACGTGATCCCCGAACAGGCCTCTCTCGGAGGCACCCTGCGGACTGTCTCCCGAGACGATCGCGAGACGATCCGTGCCTACATGCACCAGACCGCCGACCGGATGGAGGCGCTCCATAGTGCACATGTGGAGTTGGATTTTGAGGACGGGTCTCCCCCCGTGATCAACGACGAGGACGCCATCGCGAACGTGGAGGACACCATCCGGGAGACGTTCGGGGAGGAGGCGATTCACCAGATCTCAGAGTCGAGCATGGGCGGCGAGGACTTCGCCCACTACCTGAAGCACGTCTCTGGCGGCTTCATTCGGGTTGGCACGGCGTCCGGCCCGGAAACCAGCTATCCCCTGCATCACCACCGGTTCGACCTCGACGAGACGCCCCTCGCCCCCACCTCTCGCCTGATGGCACGGGTGCTTCTGAACCACCTGGACCAGGAGACATCGGGGGACACCTCCACCGGCCCCGATCTGACGTCGACGGACAACGGGACTCCTGAAGTGACCCATTAA
- a CDS encoding S8 family serine peptidase, which produces MCESPASALGEVFPSGLLSGLPVRTARLPPVLAVTICLCAFCIVQPAGGTPADSASAEKYWILLTDRPSEPSSISDTSSARPVAPAFLNRLRALNVRPLVRSRWLHAVSARLSPDTRAAVAALPFVRETRRVGSLRPQGSFSEPTGPPPPDLGAAAEPLSRINALPPLARGLNGHGVDVGFLDASYAGLRHPVFSHLRANDRLGGLRNVTAGQQGGTHGASVVSVAAGYDPGSLVGPAHGATIWGATTEFTQYERNVEEDNFVAGLEWLTRRGADVVNASIGYTRFDEGQRSYGPEDLDGDTALTTRAVDQAARRGVTVVVSAGNSGCGTPANCWYYVNTPADADSAIAVGAIAPDSSVASFSARGPTADGRRKPDVVVQGEKVPAAWENDQYAQVGGTSFASPQVTGIVAQMLQVNPALGPIEVRRLLRQTASQAHAPDTTRGWGIVDAEAAVRHAEWQARRTAPRTLQASTPDPALDAPSLVVPVSAPAHTTTIRISLRTALGQRVRRIERAGHPGPNRLTINVDGLPSGLYRYVVTTDRGHRAAGRVTISK; this is translated from the coding sequence ATGTGTGAGTCGCCTGCGTCCGCCCTCGGAGAGGTCTTCCCTTCGGGCCTCCTGTCTGGACTCCCGGTGCGAACGGCCCGGCTCCCTCCCGTTCTGGCCGTCACGATCTGCTTGTGCGCGTTCTGCATCGTGCAGCCGGCCGGGGGGACTCCCGCCGACAGCGCGTCCGCGGAGAAGTACTGGATCCTTCTCACGGACCGGCCCTCCGAGCCCTCTTCTATCAGTGATACGTCTTCGGCCCGTCCGGTCGCGCCGGCGTTTCTGAACCGCCTCCGTGCCCTCAACGTGCGGCCTCTTGTCCGGAGCCGCTGGCTCCACGCCGTCTCCGCTCGGCTCTCGCCCGACACCCGTGCTGCGGTGGCGGCGCTTCCCTTTGTTCGGGAAACACGGCGGGTGGGCTCGCTCCGCCCCCAGGGCTCATTCTCGGAACCGACCGGTCCACCCCCACCCGATTTGGGGGCTGCGGCCGAGCCGTTGTCCCGCATCAACGCCCTCCCCCCGCTGGCCCGCGGCCTGAACGGACACGGCGTAGACGTGGGCTTCCTGGACGCGAGCTACGCCGGCCTTCGCCACCCCGTATTTTCGCACCTGCGCGCCAACGATCGGCTCGGGGGGCTACGGAACGTCACGGCTGGGCAGCAAGGAGGCACCCACGGCGCCAGCGTCGTGTCCGTGGCCGCCGGCTACGATCCCGGCTCGCTCGTGGGGCCGGCCCATGGGGCGACGATTTGGGGAGCGACGACGGAGTTTACCCAGTACGAGCGCAACGTGGAGGAGGACAACTTCGTAGCGGGCCTGGAGTGGCTTACCCGCCGCGGGGCAGACGTGGTAAACGCCTCAATCGGGTACACCCGTTTCGATGAGGGCCAGCGCAGCTACGGGCCCGAGGACCTGGACGGAGACACGGCCCTCACCACGCGAGCAGTCGACCAGGCCGCCCGGCGCGGCGTGACGGTAGTGGTCAGCGCCGGCAACAGCGGCTGCGGCACGCCGGCCAACTGCTGGTACTACGTCAACACGCCCGCCGACGCCGACTCGGCCATCGCGGTGGGCGCCATTGCCCCGGACTCGTCGGTGGCGTCTTTCAGCGCCCGCGGCCCGACCGCGGACGGTCGCCGCAAGCCGGACGTGGTGGTGCAGGGCGAGAAGGTGCCCGCCGCGTGGGAGAACGACCAGTACGCCCAGGTCGGTGGCACCTCCTTCGCCAGCCCCCAGGTGACCGGCATCGTCGCCCAAATGCTGCAGGTGAACCCCGCGCTGGGCCCAATCGAAGTCCGGCGGCTCCTGCGACAGACGGCCTCGCAGGCCCACGCCCCCGACACCACCCGCGGCTGGGGCATCGTGGACGCCGAGGCCGCCGTCCGACACGCCGAGTGGCAGGCACGCCGCACGGCGCCCCGCACCCTTCAGGCATCGACGCCAGACCCCGCTCTAGACGCCCCTTCACTCGTCGTTCCGGTATCTGCTCCGGCCCATACGACGACGATTCGGATCTCCCTCCGTACCGCACTCGGGCAAAGGGTGCGCCGCATCGAACGGGCGGGGCACCCCGGTCCCAACCGGCTTACGATCAACGTGGACGGCCTCCCGTCCGGCCTGTACCGGTACGTGGTAACGACGGACCGGGGCCACCGGGCCGCAGGGCGCGTCACAATTTCAAAGTAA
- a CDS encoding vWA domain-containing protein: MAFSFGYSPWLLLLCVAVAGGLTYWTYRATVPSLSAGWRLLLGGLRFLALALICFLLFEPVLQQFQSTERPPVLAVLLDDSQSMQVVANGDTSAARPSAARSSVRPVVDAFQDEAMPGTTRFFRIGDGAPRGLSGSVLDSLRFDDARTDLANGLQAAPEELRSENLGGIVLVSDGQYNTGQNPLRVADRSPVPVHTVTVGDTTRQRDLRIQSVTTNERAYLNSSVPVRVTLSATEGPGQPVSVTLEQAGRTLDQRQVRLPSGTGEASVDLTFEPKQAGRRQLTVRVPQLSGEVTTRNNAQSVSLRVLESKRQVLVLGAAPSPNVSALRRVYDQTADTEVTTRIPTPEGSFLEGPLPDDLSSFDVVVLAGFPSTSVPDDITQRVATLVDDGTPALFFLDRQTDLSAWTEHFDAVLPARPDAPISSFSEASFRVVESARQHPVFRIEDAEGALFERLPPLQIPTSAWTPTPDAQVLGTAATTSAPLLVLRRRAGLRTAVLLGSGVWRWALLPSELRAADPLWPGLASNLLRWASTEADDSPVRVRPTASTFGGTDAASFTGRVYDESMQPVSEATVDVTVTDSTGTEYPYTMDPAGQGRYTLDIGTLPEGTYQYDAQARLGEANLGTDQGTFSVAPLRIEYQSPRADAVLMRQLASRSGGASYTPQTVDRLPEKLSGQASFSNEVVQQSSEAELWRTSLFLIAILALLASEWTLRKFFGLT, translated from the coding sequence ATGGCGTTCTCGTTTGGGTACTCGCCCTGGCTGCTCCTCCTCTGCGTGGCGGTGGCGGGGGGCCTCACGTACTGGACCTACCGGGCGACCGTCCCTTCACTCAGTGCAGGGTGGCGCCTTTTGCTGGGCGGCCTCCGCTTTCTCGCCCTAGCCCTCATCTGCTTCCTGCTGTTTGAGCCCGTCCTGCAACAGTTTCAGTCGACCGAGCGCCCGCCGGTTCTGGCCGTCCTCCTCGACGACAGCCAGAGCATGCAGGTGGTGGCGAACGGGGACACTTCTGCCGCCCGCCCCAGCGCGGCCCGAAGCTCTGTGCGGCCAGTCGTGGACGCTTTTCAGGACGAGGCCATGCCGGGGACGACGCGCTTCTTCCGGATCGGGGACGGGGCGCCGCGGGGCCTCTCCGGATCGGTCCTCGACTCGCTCCGCTTCGACGACGCCCGCACAGACCTCGCGAACGGCCTCCAAGCGGCACCCGAGGAGTTGCGGAGTGAAAATCTGGGCGGCATCGTGCTCGTCTCTGATGGGCAGTACAACACAGGGCAAAATCCCCTGCGCGTGGCCGACCGGTCTCCGGTTCCTGTGCACACCGTCACCGTTGGCGACACCACCCGACAGCGCGATCTGCGCATCCAGAGCGTTACGACGAATGAGCGAGCCTACCTCAATTCGTCGGTGCCCGTCCGCGTTACCCTCAGCGCCACCGAGGGACCCGGCCAGCCGGTTTCCGTCACCCTCGAACAGGCCGGTCGCACGCTCGACCAACGCCAGGTGCGCCTGCCGAGCGGCACCGGAGAGGCGTCGGTGGATCTCACCTTTGAGCCCAAGCAGGCGGGTCGCCGACAGTTGACCGTGCGGGTCCCTCAGCTCTCCGGCGAAGTGACGACCCGCAACAACGCGCAGTCGGTATCGCTGCGGGTTCTGGAAAGCAAACGGCAGGTGCTGGTCCTCGGCGCGGCGCCCTCCCCCAACGTGAGCGCCCTCCGCCGCGTCTACGACCAGACCGCCGACACAGAGGTCACGACCCGCATCCCAACCCCTGAAGGGTCCTTCCTGGAGGGCCCCCTGCCGGACGACCTGTCGTCCTTCGATGTCGTAGTCCTCGCCGGCTTTCCGAGCACCTCCGTGCCCGACGACATAACGCAGCGCGTCGCCACGCTCGTGGACGATGGCACCCCTGCCCTCTTCTTTCTCGACCGCCAGACGGACCTATCCGCCTGGACTGAGCACTTCGACGCGGTATTGCCCGCCCGCCCCGATGCACCAATCTCATCGTTTTCGGAGGCCTCTTTCAGGGTCGTGGAGAGCGCCCGGCAACATCCTGTCTTTCGCATCGAGGACGCCGAAGGGGCGTTGTTTGAGCGGCTCCCGCCCCTTCAGATTCCCACGTCTGCGTGGACGCCCACGCCGGACGCTCAGGTGCTGGGCACCGCCGCCACGACATCCGCTCCCCTTCTGGTTCTTCGTCGCCGCGCGGGCCTGCGTACCGCCGTCCTTCTCGGAAGCGGGGTGTGGCGGTGGGCGCTTCTGCCGTCGGAGCTTCGGGCGGCCGATCCGCTCTGGCCCGGCCTGGCCTCCAACCTGCTTCGGTGGGCCAGCACCGAGGCGGACGATTCGCCGGTGCGCGTCCGCCCCACCGCCTCCACCTTCGGGGGCACCGACGCTGCCTCCTTCACCGGCCGGGTATACGACGAGAGCATGCAGCCGGTGTCGGAGGCCACGGTGGACGTAACGGTCACGGACTCCACCGGCACCGAATACCCCTACACCATGGACCCGGCCGGGCAGGGCCGGTACACACTCGACATCGGGACGCTGCCGGAGGGCACCTACCAGTACGACGCCCAAGCCCGGCTCGGCGAAGCCAATTTGGGGACGGACCAGGGGACATTCTCTGTGGCCCCCCTCCGGATTGAGTACCAGTCGCCTCGCGCCGACGCCGTGCTCATGCGTCAACTGGCCAGCCGGTCGGGCGGAGCGTCCTACACGCCCCAGACGGTCGACCGGTTGCCAGAAAAGCTGTCCGGCCAGGCCTCTTTTTCCAACGAGGTCGTCCAGCAGTCTTCAGAAGCCGAACTGTGGCGCACGTCGCTCTTCCTGATCGCCATTCTCGCCCTGCTGGCCAGCGAGTGGACGCTGCGAAAATTCTTCGGACTCACGTGA
- a CDS encoding calcium/sodium antiporter, which translates to MTLYVFLFFAGLLLLYLGAEGLIQGASSIALQYGIRPVVLGLTVVALGTSMPEYLVNVFALISGESPLAIGNIIGSNISNVALILGACAMVLPLAVAPDVLRREYPVMLGVMVLFYLCALDGVIGARDGIAMVILLSGLAAYVFYDAHQTTKGTVLESMEGELDSADPELSTVAKTVYVTGGMGGLTLGAHLMVENALAISDVLNIDHVVIGLTVVAIGTSLPELAASMVGTLKKEVDMTVGNVIGSNLLNVLFVVGTLAIAEPITVDPETIRLHFPVMLGFCALVVPLTWWDQKITRVEGAFMVIAFLAFMVFLYV; encoded by the coding sequence ATGACCCTATACGTTTTTCTCTTCTTCGCCGGCCTGCTGCTGCTTTATCTGGGTGCCGAGGGCCTCATTCAGGGCGCCTCCAGCATTGCCCTCCAGTACGGGATCCGCCCCGTCGTCTTGGGACTGACGGTGGTCGCCCTCGGAACGTCGATGCCGGAGTATCTGGTCAACGTGTTTGCGCTGATATCGGGGGAGTCCCCGCTCGCCATCGGCAACATTATCGGGTCTAACATTAGCAACGTGGCCCTCATCCTTGGGGCGTGTGCCATGGTGCTGCCCCTCGCCGTCGCGCCCGATGTGTTACGACGCGAGTACCCCGTGATGCTCGGCGTGATGGTGCTTTTTTACCTCTGCGCCCTCGACGGCGTCATCGGTGCCAGGGACGGCATTGCGATGGTGATCCTACTCTCCGGGCTCGCCGCCTACGTGTTCTACGACGCCCACCAGACCACAAAGGGCACGGTCCTCGAAAGCATGGAGGGTGAACTCGACTCCGCCGATCCCGAGCTCTCAACCGTGGCCAAGACGGTTTACGTGACTGGCGGCATGGGGGGACTCACGCTCGGGGCGCATCTGATGGTCGAAAACGCCTTAGCGATCTCGGATGTCCTGAACATCGACCACGTTGTGATCGGCCTGACGGTGGTGGCGATTGGCACGAGCCTGCCCGAGTTGGCGGCCTCCATGGTGGGCACCTTGAAGAAGGAGGTCGACATGACCGTGGGCAACGTGATTGGGAGCAATCTCTTAAATGTGTTGTTCGTGGTGGGGACGCTGGCCATCGCCGAGCCCATCACGGTCGATCCAGAGACAATCCGCCTGCACTTTCCCGTCATGCTGGGATTTTGTGCCCTGGTGGTGCCCCTAACCTGGTGGGATCAAAAGATTACTCGGGTGGAAGGGGCATTCATGGTGATTGCCTTTCTGGCGTTCATGGTGTTTCTGTATGTGTGA
- a CDS encoding cytidine deaminase: MPLPDSALDPLRRRARELLPRAHVPFSDASAAAVLLLDDGNWIPGVRLESASYSLTIPALLNAYTTAVALGRETSIAAFVLSRPFRREEALYVEDLPQGPFKPAADDAWIRGAGQNSTLPTVQSPVPPGLDVSIDETEDGVQAVRHVSQRAHVPSSGYPVGAILDTQEGPFVPGVNVEHPDWARILCAERNALGTLQSYALPSPRHLYLTCEDDANGTPCGACRQLLAELAPEATLWMDRHGAPPERSSVSALLPGSFQGRALLGAS; encoded by the coding sequence ATGCCCCTACCTGACTCCGCCCTCGATCCGCTTCGCCGCCGGGCGCGTGAGCTTCTCCCCCGCGCCCACGTGCCATTTTCCGATGCCTCTGCGGCGGCTGTACTCCTTCTGGACGACGGCAACTGGATTCCAGGGGTCCGCCTGGAGAGCGCCTCCTACTCCCTTACCATTCCGGCACTGCTCAATGCCTACACCACGGCCGTCGCCCTCGGTCGCGAAACGTCGATCGCGGCCTTTGTGCTCTCACGCCCCTTTCGCCGAGAAGAAGCCCTCTACGTTGAGGACTTGCCCCAGGGCCCCTTCAAGCCGGCCGCCGATGACGCCTGGATTCGAGGCGCGGGACAAAACAGCACGCTGCCCACTGTGCAGTCTCCAGTCCCCCCAGGCCTCGACGTCTCCATCGACGAGACAGAGGACGGCGTTCAGGCGGTCCGCCACGTGTCGCAGCGGGCCCATGTGCCGTCCTCCGGCTACCCCGTGGGGGCCATTCTTGATACCCAAGAAGGCCCCTTCGTGCCGGGCGTCAACGTAGAGCACCCGGACTGGGCCCGGATCCTCTGTGCCGAGCGGAATGCCCTGGGGACCCTGCAGTCGTACGCGCTTCCGTCGCCGCGTCACCTCTACCTCACGTGCGAGGACGACGCTAACGGCACGCCGTGTGGGGCCTGCCGGCAGCTCCTCGCGGAACTCGCTCCCGAAGCGACGCTTTGGATGGATCGACACGGTGCCCCCCCCGAGCGCTCCAGCGTGTCGGCCCTGCTACCGGGTTCGTTCCAGGGTCGAGCCCTGCTCGGCGCCTCATAA